One window of the Perca fluviatilis chromosome 5, GENO_Pfluv_1.0, whole genome shotgun sequence genome contains the following:
- the LOC120558919 gene encoding thyrotropin subunit beta-like yields the protein MHIVVIGHLCRPNCMNDIMSSMGLLVVKCMLLCALMHGAVCACMLKNHTIWIERHDCGQCVAINTTICSGYCYTQDTNLRGRLGRSFLIQRSCVPLSLVYRAAHVPGCPQDVSPQLFYPAANRCSCRRCNTRTHHWCSQQPDP from the exons ATGCATATTGTCGTCATTGGGCATCTCTGTAGGCCTAATTGCATGAACGACATAATGTCAag CATGGGTTTGTTAGTGGTGAAATGCATGCTGCTGTGTGCATTGATGCATGGAGCGGTGTGTGCCTGTATGCTGAAGAATCACACCATATGGATTGAGAGGCACGACTGTGGCCAGTGTGTGGCCATCAACACTACCATCTGCAGCGGCTACTGTTACACACAG GACACCAATTTGAGGGGACGGCTTGGGAGGAGTTTCCTGATCCAGCGCAGCTGTGTGCCTCTGTCCTTGGTGTACCGAGCTGCCCATGTGCCAGGCTGCCCTCAGGATGTCAGCCCTCAGCTGTTTTATCCTGCGGCCAACCGCTGCAGCTGCAGGCGCTGCAACACGCGCACACATCACTGGTGCTCGCAACAGCCGGATCCCTAA
- the LOC120558911 gene encoding CD9 antigen-like isoform X1 — MSKVEGGMKCVKYLLFIFNFIFWLMGSFVLAVGLWLRFDPETVSLLNGDKAPDTFFIGVYILIGAGSLVMLVGFFGCCGAVRESQCLLGSFFACLLIIFGAEVAAGVFGFLNKDKIIKDVQNFYATSYNENNNGTLIISYQKVLNCCGTIESPCPEPATDTKDCETRIKEFFNNKLYIIGYVGIGIAGVMVIGMIFSMVLCCAIRNSREVI; from the exons ATGTCGAAGGTGGAAGGAGGAATGAAATGTGTGAAATACCTTTTGTTCATCTTCAACTTTATATTCTGG TTGATGGGATCCTTTGTTCTGGCAGTAGGACTGTGGCTACGTTTTGACCCAGAAACTGTGTCTCTTCTCAATGGTGATAAGGCTCCAGACACTTTCTTCATTG GTGTGTATATCCTGATAGGGGCTGGCAGTCTGGTGATGCTGGTTGGTTTCTTTGGCTGCTGCGGAGCTGTTCGGGAATCTCAATGCCTGCTGGGTTCA TTCTTTGCCTGTCTGTTGATCATATTTGGTGCGGAGGTGGCGGCAGGGGTGTTTGGATTCTTAAACAAAGACAAg ATTATCAAAGACGTTCAGAACTTCTACGCAACAAGctacaatgaaaacaataacggCACATTGATAATCTCATACCAGAAAGTa CTGAACTGTTGTGGAACCATAGAAAGCCCCTGTCCTGAACCTGCAACAGATACTAAG GACTGTGAGACACGCATCAAGGAGTTCTTCAACAATAAACTCTACATCATTGGATACGTGGGCATCGGCATTGCTGGAGTCATG gtcaTTGGGATGATCTTCAGTATGGTGCTCTGTTGTGCCATTCGCAACAGCAGAGAGGTCATCTAA
- the LOC120558911 gene encoding CD9 antigen-like isoform X2, with amino-acid sequence MSKVEGGMKCVKYLLFIFNFIFWLMGSFVLAVGLWLRFDPETVSLLNGDKAPDTFFIGVYILIGAGSLVMLVGFFGCCGAVRESQCLLGSIIKDVQNFYATSYNENNNGTLIISYQKVLNCCGTIESPCPEPATDTKDCETRIKEFFNNKLYIIGYVGIGIAGVMVIGMIFSMVLCCAIRNSREVI; translated from the exons ATGTCGAAGGTGGAAGGAGGAATGAAATGTGTGAAATACCTTTTGTTCATCTTCAACTTTATATTCTGG TTGATGGGATCCTTTGTTCTGGCAGTAGGACTGTGGCTACGTTTTGACCCAGAAACTGTGTCTCTTCTCAATGGTGATAAGGCTCCAGACACTTTCTTCATTG GTGTGTATATCCTGATAGGGGCTGGCAGTCTGGTGATGCTGGTTGGTTTCTTTGGCTGCTGCGGAGCTGTTCGGGAATCTCAATGCCTGCTGGGTTCA ATTATCAAAGACGTTCAGAACTTCTACGCAACAAGctacaatgaaaacaataacggCACATTGATAATCTCATACCAGAAAGTa CTGAACTGTTGTGGAACCATAGAAAGCCCCTGTCCTGAACCTGCAACAGATACTAAG GACTGTGAGACACGCATCAAGGAGTTCTTCAACAATAAACTCTACATCATTGGATACGTGGGCATCGGCATTGCTGGAGTCATG gtcaTTGGGATGATCTTCAGTATGGTGCTCTGTTGTGCCATTCGCAACAGCAGAGAGGTCATCTAA